In Drosophila yakuba strain Tai18E2 chromosome X, Prin_Dyak_Tai18E2_2.1, whole genome shotgun sequence, a single genomic region encodes these proteins:
- the LOC6523887 gene encoding uncharacterized protein LOC6523887, whose product MARLTALIMAVLLHSVLGISYYYYFRGSPGSAAPLLGAWLFSACVVTLLHAVRMFPSALPADQRFRNGNRNLRSNESSWASLFLETGVCCLVLDLTLSKLWHRIESLCQCAIVGILQALAVEEQTFLACEYWTLGLTTGLIGACLLWLSLWATALPRKLHCGMLDWRRTLHRRCSALIFGSLEPGTAMPTQSQRSAQSFAT is encoded by the coding sequence ATGGCTCGACTCACGGCCTTGATCATGGCGGTGCTGCTTCACTCGGTGCTGGGCATCTCGTACTACTACTACTTTCGCGGATCTCCCGGCTCCGCTGCTCCTCTTTTGGGCGCCTGGCTTTTCTCCGCCTGCGTGGTGACCCTTCTTCACGCCGTGAGGATGTTTCCCAGTGCTCTGCCCGCCGATCAGCGGTTCAGGAACGGGAATAGAAACCTTCGCAGCAATGAGTCGTCCTGGGCATCGCTCTTCCTGGAAACAGGCGTCTGCTGTTTGGTGCTGGATCTGACCCTGAGCAAACTGTGGCACCGCATTGAGTCCCTCTGCCAGTGCGCCATTGTGGGCATACTCCAGGCCTTGGCCGTCGAGGAGCAAACCTTTCTGGCCTGCGAGTACTGGACCTTGGGCCTGACTACTGGACTGATCGGCGCCTGTCTTCTCTGGCTGTCGCTGTGGGCCACCGCGTTGCCCCGGAAGCTCCATTGCGGGATGCTCGACTGGCGTCGCACCCTTCATCGACGCTGCTCCGCGCTGATCTTCGGAAGCCTCGAGCCCGGCACTGCAATGCCGACCCAATCCCAGAGGAGCGCACAGAGCTTTGCCACCTGA
- the LOC6523888 gene encoding uncharacterized protein LOC6523888: MLCHRHMYIHCHLFLLQLLVMPLLQASPVSSPEIAGKGSKSPNSLPQVQQQQQQQQQQEAHLNSLSAYASGYDMVQSQAQAQNQLQAQILAQTDPAFKPSYKMPEMETNFTPMQTAGTPSVASLPSTPMLMQYLPAQTIQDGSGNSVQYLQLIPTRPIIVPISPYLSAAAAAAGSPPAISAGAQPDFGGRTATVLSALPPNYAALQGYASGSSINPAAAFRNTYRINREAKDKHFPPSFSLNLNEYLPAASMGLPGGHDAAANGPHLYLRTRP; encoded by the coding sequence ATGCTGTGCCACCGACACATGTACATCCATTGCCACCTCTTCCTACTGCAGCTCCTTGTGATGCCCCTCCTTCAGGCTTCCCCCGTTTCGAGTCCCGAGATCGCCGGTAAGGGTTCCAAGTCCCCGAACAGCCTGCCACaggtgcaacagcagcaacagcagcagcagcaacaggaggCCCACCTGAACTCGCTGAGTGCCTATGCCAGTGGCTACGACATGGTCCAGAGCCAGGCTCAAGCCCAAAACCAGCTCCAGGCCCAGATTCTGGCACAAACGGATCCGGCGTTTAAGCCCTCGTACAAGATGCCCGAAATGGAGACCAACTTCACGCCCATGCAAACGGCCGGAACACCAAGTGTGGCCAGTTTACCGTCCACTCCCATGCTCATGCAGTATCTTCCGGCGCAGACAATCCAAGATGGATCCGGAAACTCGGTTCAGTACCTGCAGCTGATTCCCACCCGACCGATCATAGTGCCCATCTCGCCGTACCTCTCGgctgccgcagcagccgccggATCTCCTCCAGCAATCTCCGCCGGCGCACAGCCGGACTTCGGAGGACGGACGGCCACTGTTCTGAGTGCTCTGCCGCCCAACTACGCTGCCCTCCAGGGATACGCCAGTGGGTCGTCCATCAATCCGGCGGCCGCCTTCCGCAACACCTATCGGATCAATCGCGAGGCGAAGGACAAACACTTCCCGCCCTCGTTCTCGCTCAATCTCAACGAGTACTTGCCAGCCGCCTCGATGGGATTGCCTGGAGGCCATGACGCCGCCGCCAATGGTCCACACTTGTACCTGAGGACCAGGCCATAG